The sequence AGTCTTTCCCTCCCTTGTTTGTTCCTCTCTCCCCACCTGTTCTCTGCACTGTTTGTGGTGGCCTCCTCTAAGCTCTCCACTGGGGACTCCTTCAGAGATGCATGGAGGTACCGGCCGCTAAACAGGGAACACTCTGCTCACATGACCAACTTAGGTGAGATGggcgagagggagggaggaggagagcgagggaAGCAAGACgtggggaagagaggagaaagggagggcAGGGgaatgggtaaaaaaaaaagatgtggggcatcatggaggaggaggaggtgatctGAGACAGGATTTCTTATCCAAGTGAAAATGCCGCAGCTACATCCAGAGCCAAAACAATAGCCTTGCTGCATTTTGACAAGAGTTACGGCTGCCCCAATGAGCTGAGAGGGTCGAGCCCCATTCTGCATTCTGATCAGTGCTAACAGtccataaacacactcacacagggtcacatacacacaagaatACAGGGATACATGAACAGgtttgtctacaaataatttTCATATGATCATTTATAACAAGACATAAATTGGCATCCGAAGTTAAAGTACACAAgctttttactgtaaatgaattCCTATGAGTGGAGTTGTTCTAAATTTCATGCTGTGCATTCTGCCTGGCCATTTCTTACAAAACCAGTTAATTGGGATGGATGGTCTTTGGTGATATAGAGAGTTACCACATCCATCATCACACTGTGTTCTGTAACAGCGAGCAGTTCCTTTCTCTGTGGAGactggcagagaggaagagtgtgagagggagagtgtgtgggGATGGTTTCTCCGAGATATTTAGTTCACTGGTTTTCCCGCAGTGCTATTGTGAAGAGTAGGTCACAGAATCCGTGCAGGGCTGAGGATATACTTatactttttctcttttttttttaaggagtGTTCTCCTTAACTTTCCTGTTAACTTATGAGGACAGAACAGAAACACCAAAATCATtttcttcaaaaacaaaaagaaaaaaaaaaggctcactGAAAATGCTGCCAAGTGTTGTGGGCTGGATAGAGAAACAGAGACCACGCAGGATAGCTCCCTAACTGCTTCCTTCAGCAGGATCAGCACCTTGGAGAGCACCACAGTCCTGACACTTGCAAGCGTAGCTTTAGTCCAGACAGAGCACTGAAGTCATCCTTGCATGTGCTGATTGGCAGTATTTGGCTCattcacagctgtgtttatCTCACAGAATACCATCCACATATATTAATGCATGTGTACAGCATGGACAGTTATGTTTATATTCTGCTCCTCACCACAATGCATTATAGGCCTAATGAAAATGTTCACATAtgtcttttcttcctcataaaactttttaaatattttgtcctcttctctctttgctGGTGAATTCCCCTGTGTATTTTGTCTCCTTCTCATCTTCTTCTCAGTGCAGCTTAATCTTGCTCTTCCATGACTTAAGTTGCTACTTGTCACTGTGATCATGAAGGTGACACTACTCTATTGAGTATTCATAGCATATAGTTAAGAGAATATTGTTGATCTAAGatgaaactgagagaaaaaggcaCAATTACAAACCCGTCTGCTacttcagcaccacggacatCGTCATGGATTCATCAATACACAGCACAGTCACGCTACTGATATTTCAGAGCCATGGTCGAGGCCACAGTCAGATAAAGGATCAATGAGTCAGGCAGACTAGATTAACATATTCAACTAAACAACCTCTCTGCCCCTGTAGTCTCTCTGCATGGATGGGGGATGGCAGGTTAACAAGGGcatgcccccccccctcatGTCGGCTACTGGTCATGAAGAATTTCACCATTCATATCTCATACAGAATAAGCATATAGTATATAAAAGCAATGCTTGGCCCCTTTcctcactacacacacacacaaacacacagacacacctgacaGGTGGCAAACCGGCAATTAGTCAGCCCCCTCAACAGAGCCTTCAACAAAGAGTGAGAGGACCGAGCTGCCTGCACtatatacacgcacacacacacacacacacacacacctcctctcacctccagctcctctcctctgaccttCCTCACCCGCCCACTGAATCAGAAACCgcttgtcttttttcctttgagTCAGCactcttgtttcttttcctctgctccccttcctttccctttctctctacgtgagtctttctctccctctttcataCTCTGattgaccccccccccacccacatagacacacacaaatacacgcaGCAAGGTGTGCCTGCGCCTCCTCTGATGTGGCAGCAAAATCATGCAGACACATGTGGCCTTGAGGAAGGAGATGGGAAGAAATGAgaaggatggaggagaaaaagaggacaagaaaaaagaagggatagagagagaggggataggaggaagagagaggagtagagaaggagagatgaagaagGTAGTGTAGAGGTGAGGCAGGTTATCTCTGGTTCCCTTTGGAAAATCCCCAAACACACAGCGAGGGTCTGGCAGTCAAGGTGAGAAGCAGAGaacatccctccctccctccctctctgcttcttccCCCTTGTGCACCCGCCTGCACCCTCTCCAGCTGTTCTCAttacactttgtgtgtgtgtgtgtgtgtgtgtgtgtgtgtgtgtgtgtgtgtgtgtgtgcatgtgtgtctgtttttttttgtctctattcatttgtctgtgtgtatttgtgtcaaAGGGCTGTTTCATGCGTTTATATTGTTTATTCATCCTTTCATGCAGCCAGAcatcatgagtgtgtgtttacatatcTGTGTGTGGATGATGTTTCTCTCGCTTGCCTGCATGTGAGTTGCCTTTCAGTGCATatgtgcctatgtgtgtgtgtgtgtgttttctggatGCTGCGAGCCCATCAGCCCTGGTTGAGCTCCAGCACTCCTCAGGGCGTCCCTGTAAATGCCAGAATGTTGGCATAGACGAGGACCCCTCTCCGCCTGAGCTGCTAAAaacttcttcctcctctctgtcggTCAGGAACTCACAGACACTCATGAGGGTTCACAAGAGCACAGAGAGGCTAAAAGGTGGGAatcagacagaggaagacagaaaagagaccTTTAAATTCAGCAGTTATGTTGTGAGGTCTGTTTGATTCACAGTGAGCTGGGAGAACTGAACAGAAACCACTGTTTCCTGAGgagaaatgtgtcattttaattagattttcaaAGTTGATTTTTGACCCTAAAACAGCTAAAGCCGGTAGCTAATTTGGAAGCTGTTCTTCACATTTCAGTCATGTCACATGATGAGTTTGCTCAGCTTTAGGTGTGAAaaattctttcctttttttgagCATTctaaagctgctataatcaatattttttacattaccAATGGATAAAATGATGAGCATGTGAAAGGGGTTGCTCAGTGCAATGAAAAGTTTTGTACTCCAcaactgttttggttcagtcttcTCACTCTTATCACAGCAATGTTTCCAAGAGCAAcaggtgatgttttttttgcaaATACCTGCCATATGCTGCCTCCCCACCACCAAACGGACACACAGTTAGCTAGTTAGTCCCAGCTAgagaacacagtggagcatttaacagctgaaAAAGGAGAATGACAGACTTTGGACTGctgttaaaggtttgtttacatcagACATTTCTGTAACCTCGTAAATTACAGATAAGGTCATAGAGCTCTACATCAATAAATGTTTGTGAAGTGTAGCTGTAATATAGAGAGtcaaaaaaatactgaaatcaGCTTCAGTATACACTACTTGCATATCCTGCAGTTATACAGCAGATTTACACACAGCTATAGTGAATATGACACATTTGCTTTTTTCAGAGTGAAGCATCTTTTGTCTATGAACGTTTCCTAACAGCACTGCTACAGTTGTAGCACAAGTCAGCTAGAAAAATGTTGCTATTAAAACTCAAGTGAACAGACTATTTGCTGGTGCTACTATGGGATTTGACAAAGTTGCTTTGAATGTCAGAGGTTGTTTTTCACTTAATGGTTGGAGAAGTTGATGTTTGTTTAACACATGAGCTGGCTAGTCTATCCACCTGAGAGTACAGTGCTGGTTTGGAGGAGTTTTCCTCCCTAAATGCTGAGTGATGGTTTAGGCACAGAATTTGAAAGAACAGTGCTGATGATAACACTACAGAGGATGCCAGCGGGGCTACATGTTGTCCATgcataaattaataaatgataattACTCCTATCTTTAGACAATTATTTTGCAAGCTCCTGTGATGCTTCCTCAGCTGTTTGTCCTCaattaaagttgtttttctgctcatttgCTCAGATAATAATCAGCTTTTCTGGTAAACAAGCCTTTGCAGGGCTAACCTTGCCCTGTGTGCTTTTAGTGCTGATTCTTATCCTCCTGACAAGAGTTGCATCTGCAGGTAAATACTTCATCATTCATTATACAGGAACAAAAACATCCCACTTGATCATGATCTGATTAAAATTTTCACCCACAGCTTTattaacacaaagaaacacagctgtAGCATAAGAAGCTGACACTGTTATGACTATTTTAGTTCTTTTGATCATCTAAATATAACGCACTGATAGAAAAATCTCTCCATACAATCGCATCATACACAAAATCTCTTCTTGGGGCCATTAAGTGTCACAAACTCCACCAACTCTGCCCACAGTGTCACAAAAACCCCACTGAGGCAAGTGCTTTTAGgaagaaagtaaaacatttctCAATTCATGATCAATCCAATATATTTTTATAACCCGGCAATCCCTTCCCCACCCACAGGATATTTTTTAtgacagtttctgttttattggaTTGTGAAGTAAAGAGACAGGAGggacaggagagacagagagaggctgaagatgcaatctgacagacagacagacagacaggaagctgaCTGATGGGAAGTTTTGAGATAAACGTGACATTTTGACCTTTGTCACGACCTCATCCTCACACAGCTAAAAACTACATAAATAGCCTGTACATATTTATCTCTGCACAAAGATGATTTTCAGTTACATGCTTCCTTTTTCAAATTACTACATGGAACGTGGGCAAGGACAAATTTTGGAGGCATGGACTCGAGTTAGTTGACTTTAATCGTTAACCTGATGACTGAAGACCTGATTATATCAAAAACAACTTTCAACTCGAGAGGTGCATCTGGCAGTGCAGACCCTGTCTCACACTGTCTCACTCCCAACTCATCACACAGGGACACCTGGTGTCACTTTTTACTGCAGTGGATACAACTTTAGCATCATTTTTCAATATGCAGGGTAGTCTGATAGtctttctgtattaaaccaccCAACTATAACAtaaaccaagtgctgtgagtatctaaacataaccataaaaaagttCAATAATGCTGTAGTGTACCCTGCCCATTGAAAAATAATGCTAAAGGGGTACCCAGTGTGTTAAGGACACCAAGGGGACCTGACCAGGCATTCATATGTGACAAGTTGGGAGTGAGAATGTTTCAGGCTAGCAGACAGACGACACCTCAGTTCATTGCTCTTTATCACTTTAATTTTAAATCTACTATGTTGTCACTCgatttaaaactgtgaaattgCTTTAGATTTAGTGAAGAAGATGATAGTTGTTTGTCAAGGGCTTGAAAAACAGGACTCCATAGCAACATCATATCCATCATAAACACTGCTGTTGGCCTACAAAAGCCCATTTTGCTCGAATGAAGCCATCCAGCTGTCTGTATTGATCAGTTGTACTTGCTGACATGTGAAACTGCAAACATCATTTACTGAAAGCTGTAACAATTCAGCACATCTCATGTATTTCCCCAGCcatacagcacaaacacacacacgcacagacacgcACGCCAGCCAGCTCACACATGCGCCCTATTTGTCCTCTGGGACGTGGTCGATAAGTGTCGGCGACTCAAAGCCCCTGGATTAACCTGTGGTTGTCTGATCGCAGCTTGTAAGTCGTTTTAAGTTCTTCACGCTCAGTTGCGTCGCCGCGTCGCTCGTCCAATCAAAGCCTaatccaggtttttttttttttttctgcactaaTGCCTATTGACTTTTCACAGAGGTCTTACATAGAATCAATTCCCCAGCTGAGCGCATGGGAGGCTCAATGGTTAATGGCAGCCATGTGCCCGTGAGCAGGGCTTAATAATGTCTTTAGGTGTCAACGGATGGAAATGAGACGacggtgtgtgtctgtcattacTGGAGAATAATCCCACCGtactctctctgtgtctccttccTCAACTCTCACATGgtctttatcatttcattttttctcttcttttactcCCCTTTTTCCTTCCCCTTGTTTCATCTTgtcccctcttttctccttgctgctccctctctttccttcaacccctctttctctctactgCCTGTGGGAGTGAGTGATGAGGGAGGCAACCGCTCCATCCGTCACTGTTgatgttgtatgtgtgtgtgtgtgtgtgtgtgtgtgtgtgtgtatgcatgtcaTCTGGCGCCGGGTGGCCTCCCACTGATGTAAGAAGGATCCGtcatgtctctctgtcacaACAGCAGACACGCATGAGTGGATgaacacaccctcacacacatacagctaaaacacacacacacacacacacaaagtactgTTGTCTCCTCTAAAACTATCTGTGTGTAACAGCAGATTGTAGTAAGCAGTGTTGGTTGTGGACTTTTTAATGATCCTGACTTGATCTGtatagtgagtgtgtgtctctcagtTGATCTGAATAGACTGTGGTTttctatgtttttgtgtgtgtgtttgttttcattgtccATATTCTTGCTTTGTCTTTGCTCTTCTCATCTCTTCATAGCCAAATGAAAGACCAAAGTATCTCGGGCTATTTCAACAAATCCTGcctaaaatacacaaaacaacatttagagCAGAAAAagccactgaaaataaataattgccTGCATCTTTGGCTGTTCCTACAACTCGAGTGGTTTTCAGTGTGCTAAACAAGGTCTTCTGGGGAGAGCTGAGTATTATGGAGTGGCGAGTGGACGCGAGTTAATTTTGgagcatcaacagcagcagaagcgGTGACAGACGCCCCGGACTGCCTGTGTGTTTGGGGCAGCCCCTGCTGGACACAAACGGAACTGCATCACTGATAATAACGTCTGGTTTGTCTTTGAGATGAGGGGAATGAGGGTTATTGGACTCAGGTGACAGATAGCGTTCGCTGTCTTTATTAGTCAGAGGCTCTACTTCAGAGGTGTAAGAGAGTCAGCCCTCTGCAGTTTATGATAAAGAGGAAATGATCAGTCAGAAATCAGCCTCAAGAGTAGTCAGAGTAAACGCTCTGCAGACAGATGTGCATCTGTcccctgtgtgtctgctgtgtgaaTGATGTGTCTCTATAAATGACTGCTTAATAGTGTGTTATCCTATAAAGCAGTGATGCTGACAGCACCTCTGTGACTAAGTACACATGGCTGGATTCAGGCCAACATAAAAGActtgtttaattaaaatcagtttggTGGGACCTGTGATATCATTGAAATTTCCTATACAGTAGCAGtttttacaacatttacaaaagccaaatgaaaaaatgtataaaagtTTGGGAAATATTCCTCTGACagaccaaacacaaaacacGACTCACATTAACTCACTGTATTGTGTGCAGAGGTGAGTGTACTCATGCAGTCATGCATAGCAACAGCAcagaaatatttgtgttttcctcctgGTGGGAATTCAGTCAGTGTAGCGCCATTACACTGAGTCAAattacatgaaatattaaaggtGTATTTTACAAGGAGGAAGTCATAAATGAATGATTCTCTGAAAGCAGAACTGATTTTTGCCCATGTTTGTTGCTTGTGCAATCATGTTCACTGACTGTAGGTCACATTTTACCACCTCCCGTATGTAAGCTTTGAACATGGATTTGAAATGTGCTTTTTGTGTGCATGATCATTTCAATGAGAAACATGTTTACAATGATTCAGATAAAATCTGGCCAACCCCTGTTTATTTGCTGTGTAGACACATAGAAACCAGTGTCTCAACAGTTATGGTAGAATATGGcagagtatgaaaatgaaacctGTCTGTTGGATTTCCAGAGTCTGGAAATCCTCCAAAACCATGTACAACATAATCACTAGGGTTgtataatattgtatttttccaGTGTAATATGACATTTATTTCCAAAATTCATCAATAGTGgttttgttaaaatgattttatcttAATGTCTCTTCAAATTTGTGCCACTGGATGACCTTCTGATCTTTTCATTTCTGGTATTTAATCTGCAAAAGCACACAAAAACTTGAATTGCCCCGTATGGTTTTACAGTAGAAAACAGTGTAGACGGCCACAGAACATATTCTGCATTCATTAGAAAATCAGACTTTGCCTGCTGGTAGAAATCCAtcctctgtgtctttcctcTGTTGCTTGCTTGTGGTGGTCTCCCAGGATGATAATGGCTAATCGAAAAGCCCTCCTTTGCACCTGGTGGGTCATGGATTGATAATGATACAgcttcaacacacactcatttatacacacacacactatacacatTACTCAAATGGCCAGACTCAGTTTAATTCAcgtaattaatcaattaatgaaCTTTGAGCACGTCTGTCTGCAGGGTGTGTGAGCTGGTGATCAGGCTTTACAAAGCAGACTTTAATCCTGTAAAAGTTCCCCTcaaatctgcacacacacacacacacacacacacacacacacacacacacacagcaaagatGAGACGCATCACGCTGCAATACAAACACGGTTAATGATAGCAATCTGATTACACCTTCCAAGAGACTCCAGACCTTTGGATTTCGCTCTGTGCTATTAGAGCGAAGTTAATAGGTGGGCGAGGAAATGAATGGCTGCCtaagtgaatgaatgtgtaATTAAAGAATGGGCGATACAGTCAATGTAATTAGCTTGTTTATGTGTGGTACAATGGATATAGGCAGGCGTTAAGGCCCTGTGCCTGCGGTGGCAGACAAgcagagaaggggagagagagaagagatagAAGACGGAGAACAGGAGGAAGAgcgagagtgagagagggggaaatgaataagagagtgagagagagagagagagagagagcaaactCCTTATTCAGGCCTTTTCTGCTCACTCGTCACATCAAGGCTCCAAATCAATCCTGCAAATTGGTTTGTTCCTCGACAAGGTTACCAAATGACggagggatggagggaatgGAGTGGAGAAGGTAGAGGCAGAATATGAGATAGAGAGGGAATATGTGAGAGCTGTAACGAGAGAgagatgtggtggtggtggggtccTGGTGTTGACGTATTATCTAATGCGGAGCTAtgcgtgtatgtttgtgtgtgtgtgtgtgagagagagagagctgaaggCCGACAGCGGGGTCGTTAAACTATGGAGAGGGTGAAGGATCCAGTTGATTGTTGTTTGTTACAGGtaaactgaaacagctgagTTATGGCATCCCGGCTTACAAACCACTTTGTCCATGTTGCAAACAGGCATGTGCACATGCTGGAATGAGTTtgtccatgtgtgcatgtgtatgtgtgtgtgcagttcgTTGATGCACCCCCAGATGCTCCTGTAGCCCTGTCACAATGAAATGTGGGGCCCATTTCCTCCCATTCCCAGCTGAGCCTGTGGAATTGGagagtaaatatataaataatagaaCAGATAAAAAATGGCAGAGGCTTCAAATGTGTtattcttctcctctgtgtttgtgtttcaggaacACTTCACGCCGGAGTGTAAGTTTAAGGAGTGTGTATTTGAGAACTACTACGTGACCTACTCGTCCATCCTGTACAGACAGACCCAGTCGGGGCGAGCCTGGTACATCGGCATCAACCGGGACGGACAGGTCATGAAGGGGAACCGCGTCAAGAAGACCAAGGGAGCTGCTCACTTCCTGCCCAAACTCATTGAAGGTACAACAGATTAATTTTCCCTGTCTAGGTTTCTCTAGAGGCAGGGGCCAGTGAGAGATGCTTTTattctgtctccatctttggTGCTAAGTGCTCGTTGTTGTGCTTTAAAGGACATTTTCTTCATAGTGTGTCCAGTACAATGAAGTCTTTGACCTTTAGGGCATTTAGGtgcgatcaaaaagttctgTATCTGGTTTAAAATTGGCCACCAACCCCTTTGAAATAGTCACCTTGTGCAGTGATAACATCCCTCCCAGCATTCCGGCATACGTGGAACGTTTGCTGGAAGTCCCATTCTGTAAGTGAATCAAGCACAACCTGCGACTCATGCTggatctcctcctctgtgtcaaaACGGCAACCCTTCAACTTGACtttcattttggggaagaggaagacaTCACGGGGAGCCAAAAAACTTAGGTGGGTGCACAGCTTAAAATGGCGCAGTAGAACTTGGCGTTGACAATCTGACTGCCATTTGGTCTCTGGGTCATAGGTGTAGACCCAACTCTCATCACTGGTGATGATCCTTGACATAAAGGTTGGGTCATTCCAGGCCTGTTGACTGAGATCCTTGCAACCTGGAGATGATGCTGCTTCTGCTTCATTGTGAAATCACAGATGTGCACCTGCAAGTGGCCACAAGAATCCATGTGACACAGGTCCAGACAATGAAACGTAGCGTAGCGTAGCGTAGcgtaatgtaatgtaacatggAATACAGACTCATGAAAGTTATTGTTTGCACCTGTTGCATGCATATTAACATGCAACAGTCTGTTCATTTGCAACAAGgacagtctctgaactttttgatcacacctTGTATGCTCATGGCTGGATTACCAAGCACACAAAGAGGAAACTTACACCATTTAGGTCCAGTATCAACTGtggcagatttatttttattttttatacgGCTATACTTGTATTGTTTGTTGATTTCAAACAtactgaaaatgcaaaaacaaatctCTTCCTATATTCCAAAGGACTTTTGAGAGTTGTAGCACttggatgtttaaaaaaaaaggcttcagTAGCAACATGTGAACAGCATCACATGGCAGGCAACATGTAGATATAGGCCTATGCACAATATAAACACTTAGCTTACACAGCTGGTTTATTAAATCAGTGATTAATTCACCTAAGAGAGACACaacctttttttaaacctgtgcCGAAGCATAATGATTATCCTACCCTTAACCACTGCCCATAATATTGTCATCCTTAAGTTTATTGCATCGCTCTACACTTTGTGTACTGTTCATAAACTTCTAATAGGGACTCGTTTGCTTTGTTTGGGAGCTACAATCCAGTGTAAAGatactttttgctttttgtttatattgtttcaTGTAACACTTTCATGTAACATGTTCACATTGTCaaagccctgtgtgtgtgtgtgtgtatgtatgtatggtgATTCCCAGTTATACCTTTGAATACTCTTAATTCATGGGAAAATAATGGGGAATTTTACAAACAATGACCCAATTTAACTCTGTGTGACCTTTTCCCTCCCCAGTGGCCATGTACAGGGAGCCCTCTCTACACGATGTTGCGGAGCAGAGTCCGCCCAGGAAAACGCCCAAGACCTCCAGTGACTCACCTGTGCTCCAGAACGGCAAGAAGGACCCTcaatccaaaaccaaaacctcctcctcctagCGCTCAGAGACACGGGAGGGAGGAGTTGGGGGGCGGGGGACACGGGGCACAGGCCACTGGGCACCAGCGGAAACCTGAATAGGGTTGTTAGGGCTAAACCCCCCCACACCTGCTGCCTGCAACACTGCACTGTAAAGTTGAAGAAAAGGAGCAGGTCTGGGCAGAGTGGAGCTGGCCAATGGGAAGCCCCTTTTACCTTCATAGACTCCCCCACCCCCAGACCCACATCTACACCAGCCCTCCACCTTCTTATTTAATAACCTCTGTGATTATCAGAGCCTGGGATTTAAAAGCAATAACTCCATGAAGAGGTGAACAGTCGCCTAGCATCGTATAGCATGTCACTGCAGCGTGTTTAACCAGCTGGAAGGAAATCCCACACGTCCACTAGATATCATCAGCGACAACCTTCCAGTCAACCAAATATCTGAGCAAAAGTCTTCCTGGTTTTACCACAAAGGGTGCAATGGTCAAATCCGTCCCTCTGCAGCACACAATTTACAAATgggttgtgtttttatttccctgtgGGGTtccatgctaatgttagcctgaCACAGAGCCATGCAAATGCGATGCTGTCACAGAGACCCTTGCAGACTTTTGTTCTGCAGCCATCTGCTCAGTCCAcatcttct comes from Lates calcarifer isolate ASB-BC8 unplaced genomic scaffold, TLL_Latcal_v3 _unitig_4664_quiver_3223, whole genome shotgun sequence and encodes:
- the LOC108901736 gene encoding fibroblast growth factor 14-like: EHFTPECKFKECVFENYYVTYSSILYRQTQSGRAWYIGINRDGQVMKGNRVKKTKGAAHFLPKLIEVAMYREPSLHDVAEQSPPRKTPKTSSDSPVLQNGKKDPQSKTKTSSS